The region CGGGCCACTGTGGTACAGAAATCATGTCGACAGCCGCACCGTCCCTTTTCCAGACCCGGCCATCTTTCATGACAAAACTGACCTTCCGCAAAGCCTTCTCATCCTTTCGGGGGTCGGTCTCCAAAGCAATAATGTCCGCTCGATTACCCTTCTcaaaccacccaaacccTGAACCCAGAAAGATCTCCACCACAAGCTTCCCAACCGGAAATAGTCGCCGCTTCCAGTGATTCCTCGACAGAAACGCCGCACTGTATCATGATCTCGACTTCCCGTGCATTGAGGCCGTGACTGAACGTCCCGGTGTCCCCACCAGCAGCCAAGCGCACTCCATGGTCGCACGCCCTTTTGACCCTAAGCTTGCACTCCCGAAACATATCGGCAGGCAGCGCCTGGGCAGTAGCCAAAGTAGGGACCCATATTGTCTTCTTCTCTACCATTTTCTGGAAGAGTGGCTGCTCCAACTCGGCGGTATCCTCAAAGATGTGTTCAATAGTTGTGACACCTGCGTCTGCTGCCCACAGCGCGGCCTTGGTTTCGCCAGCGTGAGCAGCAACAGGAATCTCGGCTAGTTGTGCTTCCTTGACGATAGCTTCCATTTCTTCCTTGGAGTACAACGGAACTGCCGGGTTCCTCCTCTTGGGGGGGAACAAGACCCTTCCACCGGGTCCAGGCACATCTGGAGGGAACCGCATCGTTTTGCGTCGGTAATCACTGTAGAACTTGATCAAGTCGGCACCTTCTCCGACCCTCCTTCGGACGGCAGCTCTgaccccatcaacaccatctgcAACGTCAGATGCTCGTGGGACAGAGAGTCCGAGTCCATTCCCGCCCAGCTTGTTTTCTACTCTGAGTTCATAGGAACCAGAGCTGGCAAGGGCGTCCGTGGCAACCAGGAGCCTTGGGCCGGGGGTCAAGCCGCGGTTGACGCAGTCCCGCAGATTAGCGTCGGCGTTCCCTAGGGCTTCGGTCCCGAGATCTCGGTAGGTGGTGTAGCCTGCCAGAAGAGCAGCGCGGGCGTGATTTGTTGCGCGGACGATGCGCTCGACAGCTGACTGGTCGCGCATTTGTTGGGTGCCATTGCGTTCTCTGTGATGTTGTTAGCCATCAAATCACTAATTCATTTGGAAGAACAGGGGGCATACTCGTAGGAGTGAAGAaagatgtgtgtgtgggagTCTACTAATCCAGGAAGCACCACCTTGCTAGTGAGGTCGATATCCCTATCTTTGGCGGAGAAGCTCTCCCTGGGGCGTTCGGTAACGCTTACAATCTCGCCCGTCCCAGGGTTGACTTCTATTGAGACATTCTTCACGAATGCCTTCTTTTTGGGgtcgaagaggagggaggtgtgtATGTGGAATGTGGTTGACGGAATGGTCATGATGACAGAGTGGGGCACACACATCTTTGCTTTGTAGGTGTATAGGACAGTGAGGGGAGCGGGAGTAGACATAAATGACCACGGAATTGCAAGGtgaaggaagggaaaggcGGAGGTGATCACTTATAGATAGATGTTGGGATGTCTTTAAATGAACCAATAAAAAAGGGGTTCCCTTGGGGCTGTCAGTGCAGCCGTTGGAGTTGCACCTGTGACAAGCAACAGAGTGGCCTTGtgcaccttgatggccagcCTGGCCGCAAACACACCCACTCACCAGCACACAACACATACAAAGAAATTTTACAGCGCACACAAAACTGGAGCGGTGAGATGAGAGATGGAGATGTTCAAGACCAACGCGGTTATTCCACGCATCATTATATTACAATTTTTGTAAATTCATTACACCATCTCACCCTCACTCACTTCTAATTCTTCTTCCTGAGCGTGGCCTCGTCCTCTGCTTGCAGTTCGGCATCGATCTTGGCGCCTCGAGAAGGCTCGTTACCGTGCATCTTGGCCTATCAAACATGATGTTAGCCCATCTGATAAGATAATCGAGCATGATGACGGGAACATACAGGGAGTGTGGGGTCCTTCTTGAGTTGGGCTGTCTCTACAGAGTCTTCTGAGCCCTCATCCTGTCGCTCAGTGGCAGCACGGTTGACAAGAGACCGGTTATCCTCTGGATAAGGTAGAGTTTTTAGTACTTTAGGATCTAGGAAACGACGATGCTGGAGGATTCGTACTGGGAtcattgttgttgtgagaGTGCTTGACGCCTTCGTGGAATCGGTCTGACCCAAGCTCAGAGGACTTGGCGTTTCTCTGGTCACCGGCCTCATAAACCTGGCTGTTCCCGACGTTGGAGTTTCCTGACATGATGAAATATTTGATTGCTTTGGTGTGAGAATAAGTAGTAAGAAGGACGGTTGTTTgggtgtggttgggttgAACATGAGTTGAACTTGCGTCAGCCCACAGAGCTCTTCCGTCCCTTGAATATATACATGATCACACAACAGGCCTTTGTAGATCGTCAGTTACTCTTTAACGTCATGGCCTCACACAAGCGCAGCAACGGCTTTCTTTGGACCCATCTACGGGCATGAGCTCACTGGAACTGCTGGAAAGGTTGGCGTGGTGAGCGCATACGTCATAGAAACCCacaaaagaagaggaaacaGTGGGGCGTAGCACAACACACTTCCCTACTATACATGATAGGCATACAGTGAGTGATCTCGATCATGAAAATGCTACAGAAAGGCAGGCGATAGACAATGTGCCCAACTTGTTGCTATTATCAGCTCGGAGAGAGCGCTTTTGTGCTGTGTACAAGGAGGATATCCCAGATCGGAGCCGATGGTTTTAGGGCCAAGACAACGGAGATGCTAGCGGCTTGGCAAAGAATTGGAGTGGAACAAGGATGGAAGCTGCAGCACTTTGATCTCCAATTGGTTAGAGCTCCCTGCTAGTaagtggcccaagctcccaaGACGCTCACGGTGTTTGCCTGCTGCGGACTTCCTTGCAGGGTCAACAACGACATCCAACCACAGTGCAAACAAAGCAACCAGACCAACATAAGCCCAGACACCATTTTGAGCCTCAAAACATCAAGTGAAGACAAAATGGGTTTCTTCGTCAGTACATCCCCTAAAACCATCCTTAAACATGATCAATTATTGACTCATCCTCACTTACAGCGCAAGACCAAAGATATCATCACCCTTTTCCACAAGGCTAGCTCGCCAGGCTCGAAACGAGTGGCTGCTTTGCTCAAGCAAGTCCAGGTCGAGGCAGCTGAAAAGGATCTGAGGCCTGAGTTTGATCTCGAGGTCACTGAGCAGCCTCCTACTCTCGATCAAGTCAAGACCATTCTCGACTATGTCGGCCAACCCGGCATTTCCTCGGTTATCAAGGGCGCCACCAGTGAGAATGAGGCACTTCAGAAGTTCAAGCAGAGCGCTGACAGCTTCCAAAAACCTTTGGTATGTCTCCCTTGTACTTTCTATCAATGGGGGGATGCTAACTTGTTGCTCGATGAAGGTTGTCGACTGGGCCAATGGCAAGGCTCACGTAGGAGAAAACGAGTCTGAGATCCTGAAGATGCTCAACGCTCTCCCCAAGAAATAGAGTGGCATCTTGCCAAGCCCCTTTctatttctctttttgttttgataTCAAAGAATCATCTTCTCCCTTCCCTGTATGTTAGCGAAGGATACTGGTACTGTTGGGCATGTACATGATGAATTAGTGCTGTGTTCTCTTTAAGACCtcgtgttgttgttgttcatATGCAAAGTTGTTTTTTCATGTGACAGGTAGAGAGAGTATGGCCTCAGCACAGTGTATTGAGGAGGAAAAGTTAAATGTCTATTGTAAAGGCACCACCAAAGGTCGACAATGGAGCGCGGAAGAAGTGAATAGGGGTGCTTGGGTGAAGAGGTAGGCGGGGCAACGCTCCTGGGTTGCTTCTGGCAGAGTCCCTCATTCAAGTCGAGCTCACCAACAAGAGTCGAGATTTCTACGACAGGATTTGGTATTGCCTGCATCACCTGAGAGACAATTCACTTACTCAACAAAAGTAGGGCACACGCCTGACTATCTTTGCTCGCCATGACCTTTTcactcaacaaccaacactTCCCCTACGGCGACCTCTTCTTCTACGCAACCTTTTTGCCCGCACAATCCTTTCCACACAACCTTCTTCCACACAACATTTTTCCACATAACCTTCTCACAGATAACCTTTTTTCATTGTCCATCCCGCAGCCTTTTCTTCGCTCATCACCTTCCGCACCACATTCTATACTTTCACGGGTGGGTTTACTGTTTCCCGCCTTTTGGCTTTTGCCAATTCTCGATCTTGCTTGCGAGATTTGCCCCAAAAAGTCGACCTTCGTGAAGTTTTGGCAGTCTTTGCAGACTTCTCCAGGCTACCTGCTTGGCCATTACAAGTTCTACACGACCACGAGTAACCACCCTTCGACTATTTCCTCCTCTCGCCAGCGGCCAGGGAAGATTTCATTCATCTTGAAGTTTCTGGGACTTTTGCTTCACATTCTACGAGGCCGAGCTTCGACTCCAGAAAACCAATTTTGGTCGTCGTTTTCGCTGAGCAACATCACAAACAAGAAATAGTCGTCGCGACTTCAGTTGCTTCCAAATACACCGAAATACCGAACAGCAGAGCTACGATACTCTCTTCCCCTTCATCGGAATCAAGTGGCCGACCGTGACATTTATCGCTCTCAAATCAGGCTTGATTCAGGGAACTAGGATCTATCTCGGGTCCGCGAAACTTTCAGTCTTGAAACATGGCTACTCTCCCAAAGGGCAGAATGGTTAGCTTTCAGATCTCGAGCAACGATAGGCAGACCCCCTCTGTCGTTGCCATGGCTTCTAATGGCACCCCGCTTCCCACTCCTCTCATGAGTTACTATTTCAAGATGCCTCGCAACTCCCCCTGTGTTATCTCGGTCAACAAAACAGGGAAGGCCCCGCGTTTCTACAGCGACCCTCTGTCTATCCCCAAGCGCGATATCGAGTCTTGGAATCAAGCCAAAATTGAGAAGGAGGCACGCACGATCCGGGCTCAGCACCCTGCTTTGGCAGACAGCGTCATTCGTCCAACCTCTTGGGAGGATCTGTACAGGTACTATGACGCTCATGACCTTTGGCTTCAAGGTGCTTGGAACCTCTGGTGTGTCATTGATGAACTCAGATACCAGAACGAGAAAATGGAGTGCTACCGCCAACAGATGCGGGCGATGCAGAACCTGGGTAATCATTTACCCCTGCTACCCTACGAGCTCTCCATGATTGGCGATTTTGTTGAAGGTTGGATCTCATACGCCGAGAACCGGCTCATGCTCATCGAGTGGGATGGTTCATACGACATTCTGCAACTATTCTCACCGACGGACTGGAAAGAAGGTGGGATTGAAGGCTTAAACCAAACCCAGGCAGCCTTTCTGAGTGATGAGCTCACTTACTGGCATGAACACTGGCGTGAGCGATATGAGAACCCCGCCGCATTCTTTCCTCCCGATCAATGGCATCACCTTGGCGGGAAGTACGCGAAGGAGGATTCTCTTACAGAGCCCCAAAAACGATTTGGTACGTTATTCTTGTTTTACTGGATTGTCCATGCTAATGTGTTCTCCAGTCACACCTTACGACAAACCACTTGCTGCACCCAGTGACACTTTGCAGCATCCCCTCCCAACGATACTGTCTACGACTCAGCCCAGCATCAAGCAGGAGGATTACATGCCTGTTCACAACAAGACGACTGGTGCTTACTCTCAGCCCGTAGCGTTCTCTAAGCCTGTTCTGAGCTTCAAGCCTGCGCCCGCTCCTCCCTCTGTGCCAGCCTACCACTTTTTGCCAAAGGGCTACCCGATTGTTGTCAATGGCACCATGCCGGCGCCTCACAGcattgttgttgagaagcaCGCTACATCAGAGGAAGCAAAGTCCGACAATGCTACCAAGCCAGCTGGGGACGGGGATGCCATCACAGTTCGCACCGAGGCCTCGGGCCCATCACGTATTCCTGAGCGTTTCCTAGAGGAAACTGTCGACAGACAAGAACAGCAATCAGCGACTGCAGACCCCAAGATACCTCAGAGGGCCTACTCTCCCAGGAACAAGGGCAGGAAGAACTTTCCCAATCCTATCTCAACAAGGCCAATCTCAGATTCGACCTATGCGAAGTGCTACAACCGGGATAAGTCTCCTGGTATTTATTCAGGGAAAATGTCGGCGGGTCATTTTGTAGCTTGCCCTTGCGGCCGCTGCAGCACACTGTCACGCACTGCTCTGGTCAAACAGATTGATCACTTTCCAGGAATGACCCAATGCGAGAAGGTTTCTCGCTTTCAGGAATATTTTTCCCGTTATGGCGTGATTCAGCAGTGCGACATCAAAACTACTGCCAAAACAGGTAGTTGTTACGCTCTCATCCGGTATGTTAACGTTCATCTGGCTCTGGAACCTACTGTACTATCAGATACTGACACTCTCGTAGATATTCCCTTGAAAGCAGCGCTGTTGCGGCTGTGGCCTCTGCAGATGGGTTGCCTCTCTCCCCACTGAGCTCAAGTATGCGTCTCGAGCATCCCTGGTACTCAAAATACTGGGCTCCGAGGCCATATACCAGAACTCCCCCAAAGGCTACACGTGAGACTCCACGCGTAACTCCTCAGTCCAGGCGACGGTCTCCCCCCGATCAGGGCTTCTTGAACAGAGGCACCGCGCAACAGCAGCATAGTGGCACATCGTCACTCGACCCTCCTTCTGAGAGAAAGAAGGTGGGACAACCAAGTATTTCCCCCGAATACATGCGTGGACCTCCTCCGGGTGTTCCTCCTATCTCCCAGCCTCAAGCTGGCCTGCAACCATCGCCTCCTCGCATGCAGCCGCATCCCGTTGGAGCTACCGAGTATAACCTGGACTATCACGGTCCTGCCCACCGGCAGCCCTGTGTTCCTTTTCACCACCAGATGGCCGAAATCACTGAGAAGCCTCAGAATCACggcaacctccccccagctCATCACTTCAACCAAAGCTTTCAACAACACGGTCCACCGCAGTGGCACCATGGACCACCTCATTGGCAACATAcccaccctcttccacctcctccgcccccgcATCTGCCGCCGTTTTTTGGCCCTGCTAACTTCGTCGGTCCAATACCACAACCGCCGTATCAAGCACCACCTGTGTTCTACAATCAGGGAGGTCCTCACGGAAATGCACAATGTCCGGTGGATCCCCAGATGCGGAGCCCTCAGGCACGAACTAGACAGTCTCCCGAGCAAGACATGGTCGGGTCACAACTATTGTCACACTCAAGCTCATCGAGCAGCGCGCACACCACCCATGCTATATCACAAGTTTGGGTTGTAGTTGACAAGGCTGCTGCAGCGGAGCACACCAACAAGGGGAGGCCCGTGAAAGCTGGCACTTCTCTGGATGAGCCATCCACCCCTATTGATACTGTTTCAACACAGGAAGATGGGCGCATTGCTGGCACACTGGAAAAGCCTGTCCAAGAAGGGGAAAGCTCGGACCAGGGAGGCACGGTGGTACGGCATGCGCAGTTCTCCATCCATGATGTGCGCTTCAGCCAGGATATGTCCGGCACAGTGAGGATCCGCCCAAATAGGCGGAATCAACACCAGGCCCTTCCCGCAGAGTGGTTGGTTGTGGATAGTCGAAGTGCAACTCTGGCCGAGCAGCGGCAACCTTCAGGATCCAAGAAGGGTAAAAATAAGAGGAAGCCCGGTGCCCGTCCAAGTTCGCGACCATCGACACCTGTCGACTTTTCCTCGAGCCAGGCTGAGAGCTCCAAGGCTCAAGCTTCGGCTTCGACTGAGCGACCCGAATCAGTCACGGGAAATGGTGCACTTAAGGTCCCAGAGCCCAAAGGATACCGCGCAGATGCAGGTGGATCGCTCAAGCTGTCATGGAACCCCAGGGGCCCAGCTATCCATGTCAACCACCTAGCCGACCAGATGTTACCTCCACCTCTGAGAACTGGATCACCTCAAGAGGGACCCTCCACGGGCCCTGTCCTCAAGGCCAACAACTCGAAACAGGCTCGATTTCAGCGGTTCGACTCCCTAAGCAGCATCCCCGACTGCCCGGTCCTCCCAAGGGCGTGCGACTTATTTCCCAACTACCCCGATCTATCAACGTCTCCGCCCAAGATTGTGATGACACCGGCCGAGACAACCCCAAACCAGGAGATGGCTTCCCATCCGACTATCAACGGGTTGCTCAATGGTCCAAACCGCGGGATCTCAGACTCATCCCTTGCCCAAAGCTTCTACACCGCAAACAGCACGTTCTTTTCCAGAGAGAACAGTCCTCCCGAAGCAGCCAAGGACGAGCTGTTTGTCTCGCCCCCAGAGACTCCAACCAAGACCAGCCAACCATCCTCGTGCACATTGCCTGCCAACCCAATTCCGAAGCTCACAGCAGCTGCTCCCGTCCTGGAGGTACCTGTGGAAATCCCAAAGCTGGACAAGGGCAAGAGCACAGCACCCCTCCAGCCCGAGACCTCTGTATCCAACTTGGAGACCTCAGAGCCCACCGACTCCAAACCAGAGGCCCCCAAGCCAAAGTCCAGCAGCAAGAACAAGcacaaaaagaagaacaagaccaGAGCCGACACTGAAGCCggaccttcttcttctcagccacaagagcagcagcagcagttgcCGACCCCAGTTGGTTCAAAGCCCAACTCCCGCCCCGCCACCCCCGCCGGCGACGCCAACGTCAGGAACCAAAAGAAGAGACAGGCGCACGCGAAGAGCAAAGCAGAGAGGAAGcgctctgctgctgctgcttctgctaATAAAGGGggaccttcttcttccgggGCTGATGCTTGATAGACTCGTGATATGTGGGGGGGATGTCATGGACTCGACAATATATAGACATATTGCAATGATGGTGTAAACATccgacaaaagaaaacagttTACAGTCAAACTTCCCTTTCGtcgctttttcttttcgtctCACCCtcggtttttctttttcttttcggtCTTCTAGCCATTAGCAATCTTgccttttttctctctcacaAAAGAAAGCCCGACGCGGCGCTAGGTTTTTCTTTCTAACcctgggaggaggaattTGGCTACCGCCTCATCGCTGGCTAATCGGACTTGGGGGCAGCAGGATAACATAGCTGGCGTTTTTGGTTTGGTcttgggggttggtgctggGTCTGGTAATTGGAGCTTGGTGCTGGGTATGGTATGGGATTTTCTTCTTTCGCAGGACATCAAGGCGTAAAGAACAAGGGAAGAgacagcaaaaaaaaaaaaaaaaaaaaaaaaaaaaaagaggagatggagatacCCAGAGGTTCTTACTTTGCGGATGGTATTTGGCGGATGGGGAATAGATAAGGTATCATGGGATTTTGCACAGGCAGAGGTGGAGGGCACAACGTCAGACTGTGAATTCTCGCGTGGTTTacaatatattatttatGGTTTTGACTTTGTTCTTTACTTCGTGTACTGTCGCTGCTTTGCATGTTTTGCGTGGACTCGAGtagatggatgggttgggttttTAAATGGGAAACGGGGGCTTTCGTTACCATGGCGACGCTAATCTTGACAATAGGCCGTGGACAACTCAAATCGAGACTCCAAAAATTCGATTCACCTCCAAGAAAGGTAGGTCCTAGAAAAGCTTCACATATGTAGGTAGACTTCAGTCATGCTGAATCATACACAGCACGGGTTTGATCATCACCATTCACTCCGAACAACCTATCCTGTCCATCATGCCATTATTCTTGGTCTGAATTACACATCATTTTCTCGCCCATATGCTCAGCATCCATTACCCCTTATGCCAAACCCAATGTCAAGTCCCTCTTAACAAACCAAGAATAGAATTTGCTCTTCAGCGGATCCCTCCTAACTACCATTTAATGTTGCAAAGCAAACCCGTGCTATTGCATTATCCCCATCTACATCACCAAgcactccccctcctgctgCTTCCCAACCTTACTTCTCGATATCCTCTCTCTCGCCCTCGGTTGACTATTCTTGCCTGACCTCTTCAGATCCTCCAACCGTTGCCTCGCCTTGGGGAAATCCTGAGCTGTTCTCATTGTTAGCACACCGTCGGTTTAGTTCCAAGAGATCGGAGAGCTTACCAGCAGCCCTCCAGTACCATCTTTTCGCATCCTCCATATTGGCCTGAACACCGATCCCCACCTCGGTGAAGTACCCCATCGCATACTCTGCCTTGGCCAGCCCCGCCATCGCCGCCTTTCTCGCCCACAGGTACGCCTCAGTATCGCTCTGCTGCAGCACCCCCTCGCTTCCAGTAAGATACCATCCCGACAAGCACAGTTCGCTCTGGTGCTCCTCCTGCATTGCCGCACGCGAATACCACATTATCGACATTCGCGGATCAATCGGgcaccccaacaacccataCTCGTAACAGCACCCCAGTCTAAACTGACTGAACTTGTAACCCAGCTCTGCCGCTTGTTTGAACAGCTGGAAAGCATATGCCTCATCCCGAATAATCACATCATTCGGCTCCGCGCTCTCATAAAGCAGCGCCAGTTCGTGAAGTGCATGCGGGTTCTCGGCGTCGGCTCTCTCAGCAGCGCGCTTAAGCCAGCTGATTGCCTCGCGAGGATTGCGCGGTTGACCAAGCAGTCCCTTGAGCAGGATCATGCCGACCTTGTACATGGCTGGGGTGTCACCCAGAGTAGCTGCACGCTTGTACCACTGAAAGGCCTTGAC is a window of Podospora pseudopauciseta strain CBS 411.78 chromosome 1, whole genome shotgun sequence DNA encoding:
- a CDS encoding hypothetical protein (EggNog:ENOG503NYXT; MEROPS:MER0005900; COG:G), whose amino-acid sequence is MSTPAPLTVLYTYKAKMCVPHSVIMTIPSTTFHIHTSLLFDPKKKAFVKNVSIEVNPGTGEIVSVTERPRESFSAKDRDIDLTSKVVLPGLVDSHTHIFLHSYEERNGTQQMRDQSAVERIVRATNHARAALLAGYTTYRDLGTEALGNADANLRDCVNRGLTPGPRLLVATDALASSGSYELRVENKLGGNGLGLSVPRASDVADGVDGVRAAVRRRVGEGADLIKFYSDYRRKTMRFPPDVPGPGGRVLFPPKRRNPAVPLYSKEEMEAIVKEAQLAEIPVAAHAGETKAALWAADAGVTTIEHIFEDTAELEQPLFQKMVEKKTIWVPTLATAQALPADMFRECKLRVKRACDHGVRLAAGGDTGTFSHGLNAREVEIMIQCGVSVEESLEAATISGWEACGGDLSGFRVWVV
- a CDS encoding hypothetical protein (EggNog:ENOG503P58K); its protein translation is MSGNSNVGNSQVYEAGDQRNAKSSELGSDRFHEGVKHSHNNNDPKDNRSLVNRAATERQDEGSEDSVETAQLKKDPTLPAKMHGNEPSRGAKIDAELQAEDEATLRKKN
- a CDS encoding hypothetical protein (COG:S; EggNog:ENOG503P47E), which gives rise to MCPTCCYYQLGESAFVLCTRRISQIGADGFRAKTTEMLAAWQRIGVEQGWKLQHFDLQLVRAPCYPDTILSLKTSSEDKMGFFRKTKDIITLFHKASSPGSKRVAALLKQVQVEAAEKDLRPEFDLEVTEQPPTLDQVKTILDYVGQPGISSVIKGATSENEALQKFKQSADSFQKPLVVDWANGKAHVGENESEILKMLNALPKK
- a CDS encoding hypothetical protein (COG:S; EggNog:ENOG503PH3A); protein product: MATLPKGRMVSFQISSNDRQTPSVVAMASNGTPLPTPLMSYYFKMPRNSPCVISVNKTGKAPRFYSDPLSIPKRDIESWNQAKIEKEARTIRAQHPALADSVIRPTSWEDLYRYYDAHDLWLQGAWNLWCVIDELRYQNEKMECYRQQMRAMQNLGNHLPLLPYELSMIGDFVEGWISYAENRLMLIEWDGSYDILQLFSPTDWKEGGIEGLNQTQAAFLSDELTYWHEHWRERYENPAAFFPPDQWHHLGGKYAKEDSLTEPQKRFGTLFLFYWIVHANVFSSHTLRQTTCCTQ